A portion of the Gossypium arboreum isolate Shixiya-1 chromosome 8, ASM2569848v2, whole genome shotgun sequence genome contains these proteins:
- the LOC128296580 gene encoding uncharacterized protein LOC128296580 has translation MFARLSLYDDGSLLAELQLRPTWTDQINEKQLLDESLVFRFQQVGNGKTSNFRLNGEWVLCFRGSVCIPRDSKLRQAILLETHSSPYAMHPGGNKLYRDLRELYWWPGLKREVTDYVIRTDYSLQKLAKVYVAKIVRLHGTDGQSERVIQILEDMLRSCVLDFKGSWEDFLSLAEFTYNNSYQSRPELIADTEDKILKRVGPVAYQFELPPELERIHDVFHVSMLRRYHSDPSHIMPIEEIEVRSDLTIEEEPVQILEHDVKVLRKKSVPLVKVLWRFELDGAINGIIAIA, from the exons ATGTTTGCTCGTCTTAGCCTGtacgatgatggtagcttgttagctgaacTGCAACTGAGACCGACTTGGACTGACCAAATTAATGAGAAACAGTTATTAGATGAGTCGCTAGTTTTTCGGTTTCAACAAGTGGGAAATGGTAAGACTTCGAATTTTAGACTGAATGGAGAATGGGTATTATGTTTTCGTGGAAGTGTGTGTATACCGAGGGATTCTAAGCTGAGGCAGGCTATTCTGCTAGAGacacatagtagtccttatgccatGCATCCTGGTGGGAACAAGTTATACCGAGATCTtcgtgagttgtattggtggcctgggttaAAACGCGAAGTTACCGATTATGTGA TTCGCACTGATTATTCATTACAGAAGTTGGCTAAGGTGTATGTGGctaagattgtaagattgcatggg ACGGATGgacagtctgagagagtaattcagatattggaagatatgttaagaagTTGTGTATTGGATTTTAAGGGCAGCTGGGAGGATTTTTTGTCCTTGGCAGAATTTACGTATAACAACAGCTACCAGTCCA GGCCGGAGCTAATTGCTGATACAGAAGACAAG aTACTTAAGCGTGTAGGACCGGTTGCATATCAATTTGAGTTGCCTCCGGAGCTAGAAAgaattcatgacgtgtttcatgtttcaatgcttaggCGATACCATTCTGATCCCTCGCACATCATGCCAATTGAGGAAATTGAAGTTAGGTCTGATCTAACCATTGAAGAGGAACCAGTGCAGATATTGGAGCATGACGTTAAAGTGCTAAGAAAGAAATCAGTTCCACTGGTcaaagtactttggc
- the LOC108468525 gene encoding two-component response regulator 24-like, producing MAQSKHGGRKLGQSNKMTALVVDDNMINRTIHHRLLDNLGIENEVVSNGKEAVDIHYSGKMFDLILMDMDMPIMNGIEATKKLREMGIRSVIAGVSSRAMEEEIQEFMEAGLDDYQEKPLTMPKLVSIIHKING from the exons ATGGCTCAAAGCAAACATGGTGGGAGAAAATTAGGGCAATCCAACAAGATGACGGCACTCGTCGTGGACGACAACATGATCAACCGAAcgattcatcatcgacttttggACAATCTGGGGATCGAAAATGAAGTTGTCAGCAACGGGAAAGAAGCCGTCGATATCCACTATTCCGGGAAGATGTTCGACCTTATTTTGATGGATATGGATATGCCAATCATGAATGGCATTGAG GCTACGAAGAAGCTTCGTGAAATGGGAATTCGAAGCGTGATTGCGGGTGTATCGTCACGAGCAATGGAAGAAGAAATACAAGAATTTATGGAAGCTGGTTTAGATGATTACCAAGAGAAGCCATTGACAATGCCTAAGCTTGTTTCTATTATCCATAAGATCAACGGGTAG